The following is a genomic window from Halodesulfovibrio sp..
ACCTTGCAGTGGATTATAGAAGAGCTTACCAAACGCAAAGGACAATATCAGGCTGAACTGGTGCTGATGGGCTACATCAACCCGTTTTACCAGTACGGATTTGAAAAATTTGCACAGGATGCTGCCAATGCAGGGGTCTCCGGTCTTATCGTGCCGGACTTGCCGCTTGATGAAGATGATGACTTCAAAACTATTCTTAAACAGCACGGCATCACTCTGATTTCGCTTATCGGGTTAAACACCCCGAAAGAACGTATGCAGGCATATGCGGAAAAAGCTGAAGGGTATGTTTATGTCGTTTCATACATGGGCACTACAGGGGCAGCGGTTGCCTTCCCGCCTGAATTGAAAAAAACGCTCAGCGAAGCGAGAGAAGCATTTAACATTCCCCTTGCATTAGGATTCGGCATTAAGGAACCAAAACAGCTTGAACCATTTGGCGATGCCATTGACGCTGTTGTTTTCGGCAGTGCACTTATCAAAGATATTGAAAAGAAAGGGTCTGCTATTCCATTTATGGAACGGTGGAAGTAGACAAACTGCTCATCTTTCTTCAAAGCTCTCTCAATACATTGAGAGAGCTTTTTTGTTTGCGTATCAATATATCGTAAATTAATTTACTGGTATATTTTCTTTTTCTCCTCATAATG
Proteins encoded in this region:
- the trpA gene encoding tryptophan synthase subunit alpha gives rise to the protein MTSLTQRINAANKAGRKAIIPFLTAGFPTKNDFFTHLEELDANGADIIEIGVPFSDPAADGPVVEAASLKALEQGVTLQWIIEELTKRKGQYQAELVLMGYINPFYQYGFEKFAQDAANAGVSGLIVPDLPLDEDDDFKTILKQHGITLISLIGLNTPKERMQAYAEKAEGYVYVVSYMGTTGAAVAFPPELKKTLSEAREAFNIPLALGFGIKEPKQLEPFGDAIDAVVFGSALIKDIEKKGSAIPFMERWK